A portion of the Pseudomonadota bacterium genome contains these proteins:
- a CDS encoding ATP-binding cassette domain-containing protein, which translates to MSVLTLKAIRKSFGAVDVLHGVDLTVGEGEVIGLVGDNGAGKSTLMKTITGMYRADDGDIELDGQSILHLDPGQRRALGIEMIYQDLALAKQQDVASNIFLGREPVRRFLGVIPGMVDKRTMDKKAQDMIDRLGAHLPSINRPVGSFSGGQQQTVAIARALTFDPKLVIMDEPTAALAVREVQSVLDLIRRLKTQGISVILISHRLNDVLGVTDRIVVLRQGVATANLKTSETSMAEVVSAIVGGNDMAHAAEHEAAG; encoded by the coding sequence ATGAGCGTTCTGACTTTGAAGGCGATCCGCAAGAGTTTTGGTGCTGTTGACGTGCTGCATGGCGTCGACCTCACCGTCGGGGAAGGCGAAGTGATCGGTTTGGTCGGCGATAATGGAGCGGGTAAATCCACGCTCATGAAAACGATCACTGGCATGTACCGCGCCGATGATGGCGATATCGAACTCGATGGTCAGTCGATCCTGCATCTGGACCCCGGCCAGCGCCGTGCGTTGGGGATCGAGATGATTTACCAGGACCTTGCGCTCGCCAAGCAGCAGGACGTGGCCAGCAACATCTTCCTCGGTCGAGAGCCGGTTCGGCGCTTCCTAGGCGTCATCCCTGGTATGGTCGATAAAAGGACGATGGACAAAAAAGCTCAGGATATGATCGATCGGCTGGGCGCGCACTTGCCATCGATCAACCGACCTGTGGGCTCGTTCTCAGGGGGACAGCAGCAAACGGTTGCCATCGCACGCGCTCTGACCTTCGATCCCAAACTGGTGATCATGGATGAACCGACGGCCGCGCTGGCGGTGCGTGAGGTGCAGAGCGTCCTTGACCTGATCCGGCGCCTCAAAACACAAGGTATCTCGGTGATCTTGATTTCGCACCGTCTCAACGATGTGCTGGGGGTAACGGACCGCATCGTCGTCTTGCGGCAAGGGGTTGCGACGGCAAACCTGAAAACCAGCGAAACCAGCATGGCAGAGGTCGTCAGCGCGATTGTTGGCGGCAATGATATGGCGCACGCTGCTGAGCACGAAGCGGCTGGCTGA
- a CDS encoding substrate-binding domain-containing protein — protein MVTMTGTLKRALIGTVAAIGVLAAPAAMAQDGEYGVLMKTLANPFWGAMGTGVEDGAQSAGVEYFIQAVESDQAAEQQLNVCNTMLQREPVAMITAAINSTNLLPCLSAAQDSGIPVVDLDGNLDPSILEAEGIEIAFRIGSDNLAAGAQGAEYMAEQLGSDATGPVLIIEGLSGNVTGQARVTGFGERLAELAPGLEIVASLPGDWDRGKAATITNDILIRHPDLVGIFAANDGMALGAVESVFAGGRGGEVVIVGVDGNSDAVRSINDGRLTASVAQLPYLVGLQAVENVAKVLAGEEVPGFIQVPTMVLTQEVLEAGTEPMLEFVK, from the coding sequence ATGGTCACCATGACAGGAACTCTCAAGCGCGCCCTGATCGGCACGGTCGCCGCAATCGGTGTACTGGCTGCGCCGGCTGCGATGGCCCAAGACGGAGAGTACGGCGTTTTGATGAAAACGCTGGCCAACCCCTTCTGGGGCGCAATGGGCACCGGCGTTGAAGACGGTGCGCAATCCGCAGGAGTGGAGTACTTTATACAGGCAGTGGAAAGCGATCAGGCCGCCGAGCAGCAGCTGAATGTCTGCAACACCATGCTTCAGCGCGAGCCGGTCGCGATGATCACAGCCGCTATAAACTCGACCAACCTGCTCCCTTGCCTCAGCGCGGCGCAGGACTCCGGCATTCCGGTGGTCGATCTTGATGGTAATCTTGATCCGTCCATCCTTGAAGCCGAGGGCATTGAAATCGCCTTCCGGATCGGTTCCGACAATTTGGCCGCAGGCGCTCAGGGTGCGGAATACATGGCCGAGCAACTTGGCTCAGACGCAACGGGGCCGGTGCTGATTATTGAAGGGCTGTCCGGCAACGTTACCGGCCAAGCGCGCGTCACCGGGTTCGGTGAGCGCCTGGCAGAGTTGGCACCGGGCCTTGAAATCGTGGCATCGCTGCCCGGCGACTGGGATCGCGGCAAGGCCGCCACGATCACCAACGATATTCTCATCCGTCACCCTGATCTGGTCGGCATTTTTGCTGCGAACGACGGCATGGCACTTGGCGCCGTTGAAAGCGTCTTTGCAGGCGGCCGGGGTGGCGAGGTTGTCATCGTTGGTGTTGATGGAAACTCAGATGCGGTCCGGTCGATCAATGACGGTCGTCTGACCGCCTCGGTGGCACAGTTGCCTTATCTGGTAGGCCTGCAAGCGGTTGAGAACGTCGCCAAGGTGCTTGCTGGCGAGGAGGTGCCGGGCTTCATTCAGGTGCCAACCATGGTGTTGACCCAAGAGGTGCTGGAAGCGGGCACTGAGCCGATGCTCGAGTTCGTGAAATAA
- a CDS encoding biopolymer transporter ExbD produces the protein MRLRAPDRKRRAENYVPMINVVFLLLIFFLMTAQIAPPDPFEIALPVSQSEAVAEGNEPLYVSADGQLAFGTVTGEAVFEAIAARQPSGDVLLVRADANADGATVAELVQRLARLDTGDIVLVTGSR, from the coding sequence ATGAGGTTGCGGGCGCCAGATCGCAAAAGACGCGCTGAGAACTACGTGCCGATGATCAACGTGGTGTTTTTGTTGCTGATCTTCTTTTTGATGACCGCCCAAATCGCGCCACCGGACCCGTTTGAGATTGCACTTCCAGTTTCGCAGTCGGAGGCTGTCGCCGAAGGCAATGAGCCCTTGTACGTCTCAGCGGATGGTCAACTGGCCTTTGGAACAGTCACGGGCGAAGCGGTGTTCGAAGCGATTGCCGCTCGCCAGCCTTCCGGTGACGTTCTTCTGGTCCGTGCGGACGCAAATGCTGACGGCGCAACTGTTGCCGAACTAGTCCAGCGTCTGGCGCGGCTGGATACAGGTGACATCGTGCTGGTTACAGGTTCGCGATGA
- a CDS encoding hydroxyacid dehydrogenase, with translation MTQTERPLVIAAPEPRTLELIFSTEYLASLHDRYEVVEVSETEIVSLDPQVLAKARYIIGQPPLSKQTLARMEALRCVFNVESNLLDNMPYDDAFARGIHVVTTGAVFAEPVAEMGLALALNLARTVIDADNAFRAGTELWGGDGNASARLMSGSTIGIIGFGDLGRALARLLGGFRADIAVYDPWLPDAVLADAGVRAASLEAVLTRSDTVFVVAAVTTQNRGFLDASSFASMRRGAAFILLSRADVVDFDALMDAVASGHIVAASDVFPQEPLPANHRVRSLPGFIRSAHRAGALDLAFKRMGEMVLDDMELIDKNLPPIRCKRAERETVSRMRSAPVTHN, from the coding sequence ATGACGCAAACCGAAAGACCGCTGGTGATCGCCGCGCCCGAGCCGCGCACCTTGGAACTGATTTTCAGCACCGAGTACCTGGCCTCGCTTCACGACCGATATGAGGTGGTTGAGGTATCTGAGACCGAGATTGTCTCGCTCGACCCTCAAGTGCTTGCGAAAGCACGCTATATCATCGGGCAGCCGCCGCTTAGCAAACAAACGCTAGCGCGTATGGAAGCACTGCGCTGCGTCTTCAATGTTGAATCCAACCTGTTGGACAACATGCCCTACGATGATGCTTTCGCGCGTGGCATACACGTGGTGACAACAGGTGCCGTGTTTGCCGAACCAGTCGCGGAGATGGGCTTGGCGCTTGCGCTCAACCTCGCCCGTACAGTGATCGACGCAGACAATGCCTTCCGTGCGGGCACCGAGCTTTGGGGCGGCGATGGCAACGCATCTGCGCGGCTGATGAGTGGTTCCACCATTGGCATCATCGGCTTCGGCGATCTGGGACGCGCGCTGGCCCGTCTGCTGGGAGGATTCCGTGCCGATATCGCCGTTTACGACCCGTGGTTGCCTGACGCCGTATTGGCGGACGCGGGGGTCCGCGCGGCGAGCTTGGAGGCGGTGCTGACGCGAAGTGATACCGTATTTGTGGTCGCCGCGGTGACAACCCAAAACCGTGGCTTTCTTGACGCAAGCAGCTTTGCCAGCATGCGGCGTGGTGCGGCGTTCATCCTTCTCAGCCGAGCGGATGTGGTAGACTTTGATGCCCTGATGGATGCGGTAGCATCGGGCCACATTGTTGCCGCCAGCGATGTTTTTCCCCAGGAGCCCCTCCCAGCGAACCATCGCGTGCGGTCTTTGCCGGGTTTCATTCGCTCAGCCCATCGCGCAGGCGCCCTCGACCTCGCGTTCAAGCGCATGGGTGAGATGGTGCTGGACGATATGGAACTGATCGACAAGAATTTACCACCGATCCGCTGCAAGCGCGCTGAACGCGAGACGGTCTCGCGGATGCGCTCCGCACCCGTCACCCATAATTGA
- a CDS encoding ABC transporter permease — protein sequence MSVEAANTKRAAAQPGLWRRAQAASQERLHLRLESLVVLVGLCVIMTVLSPFFLSVSNFLNILLATATIGVLAIAATFVISSGGLDLSLGSVMGLSGVVGAYVAVTIGAPAGFGVLGCLAAGAAAGFVNGWLVTRAGVPAFIVTLGMLGLARGLALVISDGRVIYGLPAELVYLGQGRPFGVPMPVFILIATALACHYILAYTRFGRYTLAIGDNETAVRTAGIKVERHRVILYTLSGALAGLAGMLFMARINAGDPTAGLTYELTAITAAIIGGTNLFGGRGSILGTLVGALIMGVLQNGLNLLAVQSYYQQMAIGAVLILAVFIDQYQSRRETRV from the coding sequence ATGTCAGTTGAAGCGGCAAACACGAAGCGTGCGGCGGCGCAGCCTGGCCTATGGAGACGGGCGCAAGCGGCTTCACAAGAGCGTTTGCATTTGCGACTTGAGTCACTTGTCGTGTTGGTTGGTTTGTGCGTCATCATGACGGTGTTGTCGCCGTTTTTTCTGTCGGTCAGCAACTTCCTGAACATCCTGCTCGCCACAGCAACCATCGGCGTTCTGGCCATCGCTGCGACCTTTGTCATCAGCTCAGGTGGCCTCGACCTGTCGCTTGGCTCGGTCATGGGCTTATCAGGCGTTGTCGGTGCCTATGTTGCCGTTACCATAGGCGCGCCTGCGGGTTTCGGTGTGTTGGGTTGCCTTGCCGCAGGCGCTGCTGCAGGCTTCGTCAATGGCTGGCTTGTCACACGCGCCGGTGTACCCGCCTTCATCGTAACACTGGGCATGTTAGGGCTGGCCCGCGGGCTCGCCTTGGTGATCTCCGATGGCCGAGTGATCTACGGATTGCCCGCCGAGTTGGTATACCTCGGTCAGGGGCGACCTTTCGGTGTTCCCATGCCGGTGTTCATTCTCATCGCAACGGCCCTCGCTTGCCACTACATCCTCGCTTACACGCGCTTCGGCCGCTACACGCTGGCGATCGGTGACAATGAAACGGCCGTACGCACTGCTGGCATTAAGGTCGAGCGCCACCGGGTGATCCTGTACACGCTATCGGGTGCGCTGGCAGGTCTTGCAGGCATGCTGTTCATGGCCCGGATCAATGCCGGTGATCCAACCGCTGGCCTGACGTATGAGCTGACCGCGATCACCGCCGCAATTATCGGCGGCACCAATCTGTTCGGTGGCAGGGGATCGATCCTCGGCACGCTGGTCGGTGCCTTGATCATGGGTGTCTTGCAAAACGGGCTGAATCTGCTGGCCGTACAGTCTTACTATCAGCAGATGGCCATCGGCGCGGTGCTCATCCTGGCGGTGTTTATCGACCAGTATCAGTCCCGCCGGGAGACGCGCGTATGA
- a CDS encoding LacI family DNA-binding transcriptional regulator yields the protein MDKKSQRARTVSINEPKRASIHDVARTASVSAATVSKVLRGASTVKSANVEKVKAAVEALGYQMDPLAAGLRQSRRRILGLIVPDLESEFFGRIAARVELLAERAGYSLSIASSHESEEREAQLVERMHVLKVSGTLLAPVRSERGAGVQRMKALGLTGALVDRVISDDVYDTIGVDNAGASAQVARLLAEKGHRHVLLIGLNEVSRNVRARAGAFTKEAGSLAPDMRVDSLMIDERTDSSRGRLSDYLDRQQPTAVFSLFQKGTLLALAEFRRRGIRCPDDVSLVGFDDAEWMRVTYPSVTAVVQPLDRLADIAFERLLARVEGQTGASISRLEPCALTARESLIAVQAAGPRRARRIS from the coding sequence ATGGACAAGAAGAGCCAAAGGGCCAGGACTGTGTCCATAAACGAGCCGAAACGAGCCTCCATTCATGACGTTGCGCGCACCGCCAGTGTGTCAGCTGCGACGGTCTCTAAGGTCTTGCGCGGCGCTTCCACCGTCAAATCCGCCAATGTCGAAAAGGTGAAGGCTGCAGTCGAAGCCCTTGGCTATCAGATGGACCCACTCGCTGCCGGCTTGCGCCAATCACGCCGCCGTATTCTTGGGCTGATCGTTCCAGATCTTGAGAGTGAGTTTTTTGGCCGGATCGCCGCGCGCGTCGAGCTTCTCGCTGAAAGGGCTGGCTACAGCCTATCGATTGCATCCAGCCATGAATCCGAAGAGCGTGAGGCGCAGCTTGTCGAACGCATGCACGTCCTGAAAGTCTCGGGAACCCTGCTTGCGCCGGTGCGCAGCGAACGTGGGGCCGGGGTTCAGCGGATGAAAGCGCTCGGCCTGACCGGTGCCCTCGTCGACCGCGTCATTTCGGATGACGTCTATGACACCATTGGCGTCGACAATGCGGGCGCTAGCGCGCAAGTCGCCAGGCTCCTCGCTGAAAAAGGCCATAGGCATGTGCTGCTGATCGGCCTCAATGAAGTCTCCCGCAATGTACGCGCCCGCGCCGGTGCCTTTACCAAGGAAGCTGGGTCCCTCGCGCCGGACATGCGTGTCGACTCACTGATGATCGATGAGCGGACCGACAGTTCGCGCGGGCGTCTGTCGGACTATCTCGATCGGCAACAGCCGACGGCTGTCTTCTCCTTGTTTCAAAAGGGCACGCTTTTGGCACTGGCGGAGTTTCGACGGCGCGGCATCCGCTGCCCAGACGATGTTTCACTGGTCGGGTTCGATGATGCCGAATGGATGCGCGTTACCTACCCATCGGTGACGGCGGTGGTTCAACCCTTAGACCGGCTAGCTGACATCGCGTTTGAACGACTTCTTGCCCGCGTGGAAGGACAAACGGGCGCGTCTATCTCTCGGCTGGAACCGTGTGCTCTGACAGCGCGTGAATCGTTGATTGCAGTGCAAGCGGCTGGCCCTCGCCGAGCGCGGAGGATCAGCTGA
- a CDS encoding TonB family protein, with protein MRQTIEKVVFLALALAIHVAVWLQWPAEGVESGGSGGDVFVSVAAADGAMQAVIEEWEAAQEAANDPDPQLEQTVAEPEPPVEEAVQPTTEAEPPIEPEPVITDQQTDVETPIEEIATKLPSQPEVRPRLESVPAPVPPPPPSERPRPTPPERAQPSPQPSAPAVREQRAAGTGGGTIAGTAQPQEVASIDPGQQRSLMASWGGQIQAQIARRARSARAQSGRVIVQIVLNRNGQVQQTRVLQSSGSPDTDNAALEAVARAGRFPAAPNELPGETHRFQLPISIGG; from the coding sequence ATGAGGCAAACCATTGAGAAGGTCGTTTTTCTCGCACTTGCGCTCGCGATTCACGTTGCCGTATGGCTGCAATGGCCTGCAGAGGGCGTCGAAAGCGGCGGGTCTGGCGGGGACGTGTTTGTCTCCGTTGCTGCCGCCGATGGAGCCATGCAAGCCGTGATCGAGGAATGGGAGGCCGCACAAGAGGCGGCCAACGATCCCGATCCACAGCTTGAGCAAACAGTCGCCGAGCCGGAGCCGCCAGTAGAAGAGGCTGTGCAGCCGACAACTGAAGCAGAACCTCCAATCGAACCCGAGCCCGTGATCACGGACCAGCAGACAGATGTCGAGACCCCGATCGAGGAGATCGCAACCAAGTTACCATCTCAGCCAGAGGTGCGACCAAGATTGGAAAGCGTGCCGGCTCCGGTCCCTCCCCCGCCCCCTTCGGAGCGACCGCGACCGACGCCGCCAGAGCGCGCTCAACCAAGTCCGCAGCCGTCGGCGCCCGCGGTCCGGGAACAAAGAGCGGCTGGGACCGGAGGTGGAACAATTGCAGGAACTGCACAACCGCAAGAAGTGGCATCCATTGACCCCGGACAGCAGCGATCCCTGATGGCAAGTTGGGGTGGTCAGATACAGGCGCAGATCGCACGGCGCGCGAGGAGCGCTCGCGCCCAGTCCGGTCGGGTGATCGTCCAGATTGTCCTCAACCGAAACGGCCAGGTTCAACAGACCCGTGTGCTGCAGTCTTCCGGCAGCCCCGATACCGATAACGCAGCCCTCGAGGCGGTCGCTCGTGCCGGGCGATTCCCCGCAGCGCCCAACGAACTGCCTGGCGAGACCCATCGTTTTCAGCTGCCAATCAGTATCGGCGGCTAG
- a CDS encoding biopolymer transporter ExbD encodes MIALGKQKRRRAISLTPMIDVVFLLLVFFMLASRFGLDHYIPLTASSGGTAASENNQPRIVDILPDAIRLNGERIDEAELIRALEALTDTINDPIVIRARDEARLQRLVDVAEQLGSAGFQRLVMAQ; translated from the coding sequence ATGATCGCACTCGGCAAGCAGAAGCGCCGCCGCGCAATCAGCCTGACCCCCATGATCGATGTGGTGTTCTTGCTGCTTGTGTTTTTTATGCTCGCCTCGCGCTTCGGGCTCGACCACTACATCCCGCTAACCGCAAGTTCCGGAGGCACGGCGGCGTCAGAAAACAACCAGCCACGTATTGTTGATATACTTCCCGATGCGATCCGGCTGAATGGCGAACGCATTGATGAGGCCGAGCTTATCCGTGCGCTGGAAGCTCTCACCGACACGATCAACGACCCTATCGTCATCCGTGCACGGGACGAGGCGAGGCTGCAAAGGCTTGTCGATGTCGCCGAGCAGCTCGGCAGTGCGGGGTTCCAACGTCTTGTGATGGCGCAATAG
- a CDS encoding sugar phosphate isomerase/epimerase, whose product MEGFGVHTSMWTMNWDREGAERAVAGASHYGVDFIEIPMLQPEQIDTQHTRALLEANNLRAICSLGLPEAQWPTNDVNGAIVYLKLALDKTKALGAEALSGVTYGGIGQRSGLPPTEAELDAVARTLEPVAAYAKSIGLLFGVEPVNRYENHLINTGWQARDMIEKVGSDNIFIHLDTYHMNIEEKGAANGILDTREHLRYIHLSESDRGTPGEGTCDWDEIFATLAAIGFSGGLAMESFINMPPEIAYGLSVWRPVAKSHDEVMSKGMPFLRNKAQQYRLINA is encoded by the coding sequence ATGGAAGGTTTTGGCGTTCATACCAGCATGTGGACCATGAACTGGGACCGTGAGGGCGCAGAGCGCGCGGTGGCCGGGGCGTCTCACTACGGGGTCGATTTCATCGAAATTCCAATGCTGCAACCCGAGCAAATCGATACGCAACACACCCGTGCCTTGCTTGAAGCCAACAATCTTCGTGCGATTTGCTCACTGGGTTTGCCCGAGGCGCAATGGCCGACCAACGACGTTAATGGTGCGATTGTCTATTTGAAGCTGGCTCTCGACAAGACCAAAGCGCTCGGCGCCGAAGCGCTTTCAGGCGTCACCTATGGCGGGATCGGTCAACGCTCGGGTCTGCCACCAACAGAGGCGGAGCTTGACGCCGTAGCCCGTACGCTCGAGCCGGTGGCGGCCTATGCGAAGAGCATCGGTCTTCTGTTCGGCGTCGAGCCGGTGAACCGCTACGAGAACCACCTCATCAACACGGGTTGGCAAGCCCGCGACATGATCGAAAAGGTGGGCTCGGACAACATCTTCATCCACCTCGATACCTATCACATGAACATCGAGGAGAAGGGGGCGGCCAACGGCATTCTCGATACGCGTGAGCACCTGCGGTACATCCACCTCAGTGAGAGTGATCGCGGCACGCCCGGTGAAGGTACTTGTGATTGGGACGAGATTTTCGCGACCCTTGCTGCCATAGGCTTCTCAGGTGGCCTCGCAATGGAGAGCTTCATCAACATGCCACCGGAGATCGCTTACGGTCTGTCCGTTTGGCGCCCAGTGGCCAAGAGTCATGATGAGGTTATGTCAAAGGGCATGCCGTTCTTGCGCAACAAGGCGCAGCAATATCGGCTGATAAACGCCTGA